A window from Mycobacterium saskatchewanense encodes these proteins:
- a CDS encoding FAD-binding oxidoreductase, translated as MGALPAGRHFFRTDDGYEAARRGTVWHQRVPERYPEVIVQAVDSADIVAGLRYAKANGHKVSIVSGGHSFAASHLRDGAVLLDVSRLDHATIDAQKRTAVVGPGKGGSLLMSDLEALGLFFPGGHCKGVCVGGYLLQGGYGWNSRVFGPACESVIGLDVITADGEQVHCDAENHPDLFWAARGAGPGFFGVVTSFHLKLYPRPAACGTSVYVYPWDVADEIYTWARGISAEVDRRVEMQAIATRSLPEMGIDSPGIAFASPAFADSDEEAEQALAIFGSCPVVDKALVKVPYMPTDLPTWYTAVMTHYLADYRYTADNMWTSASARDLLPGIRTILETMPPAPSHFLWLNWGPSPQRQDMAYSVEDELYLALYGSWKDPADDDKYGDWAGSRMAAMSHLATGIQLADENLGNRPARFATDEAMERLDKTRAAYDPDGLFNSWMGRL; from the coding sequence ATGGGTGCGCTACCGGCGGGGCGGCACTTTTTCCGGACCGACGACGGGTACGAGGCCGCCCGCCGCGGCACCGTGTGGCACCAGCGCGTGCCCGAACGCTATCCGGAGGTGATCGTGCAGGCGGTCGACTCCGCCGACATCGTCGCGGGCCTCCGATACGCAAAGGCCAACGGGCACAAGGTCAGCATCGTCTCGGGCGGCCACAGCTTCGCGGCCAGCCACCTGCGCGACGGCGCCGTGCTGCTCGACGTCAGCCGCCTCGATCACGCCACCATCGACGCCCAGAAGAGGACCGCCGTTGTGGGCCCGGGTAAGGGCGGCAGCCTGCTCATGTCCGACCTGGAGGCGCTGGGCCTGTTCTTTCCCGGCGGCCACTGCAAGGGCGTCTGCGTCGGCGGGTACCTGCTGCAGGGCGGATATGGCTGGAACAGCCGGGTTTTCGGCCCCGCGTGCGAGAGCGTGATCGGCCTCGACGTCATCACCGCCGACGGGGAACAGGTCCATTGCGACGCCGAAAATCACCCCGACCTCTTCTGGGCCGCCCGCGGCGCCGGGCCGGGCTTCTTCGGCGTGGTGACGTCGTTCCACCTGAAGCTCTATCCGCGGCCCGCCGCCTGCGGCACCAGCGTCTACGTCTACCCGTGGGACGTCGCCGACGAGATCTACACGTGGGCGCGCGGCATCAGCGCCGAGGTGGACCGTCGGGTCGAGATGCAGGCCATCGCGACGCGCAGCCTCCCGGAGATGGGCATCGACAGCCCCGGCATCGCGTTCGCGTCCCCGGCCTTCGCCGACTCCGATGAGGAGGCCGAGCAGGCCCTCGCCATCTTCGGCAGCTGCCCGGTCGTGGACAAGGCGCTGGTGAAGGTCCCGTACATGCCGACGGACCTGCCGACCTGGTACACCGCCGTGATGACCCACTATCTGGCCGACTACCGCTACACGGCGGACAACATGTGGACGTCGGCGTCGGCCCGGGATCTGCTGCCGGGCATCCGGACGATCCTGGAAACCATGCCGCCGGCCCCGTCGCACTTCCTGTGGCTGAACTGGGGCCCATCCCCGCAGCGCCAGGACATGGCCTACAGCGTCGAAGACGAGCTCTACCTGGCGCTCTACGGCTCATGGAAGGACCCCGCCGACGACGACAAGTACGGCGACTGGGCCGGCTCCCGGATGGCCGCCATGTCGCACCTGGCCACCGGCATCCAGCTGGCGGACGAAAACCTGGGGAACCGGCCGGCGAGGTTCGCCACAGACGAAGCGATGGAGCGGCTCGACAAGACGCGGGCCGCCTACGATCCGGACGGGCTGTTCAACAGCTGGATGGGACGGCTCTGA
- a CDS encoding DAPG hydrolase family protein, translated as MMTGLYLGYRNDDADTPFGKFFTPQMAPLPGHVVEALHHGPQGGMALLAFDDAASVAEPGYQQTENGYGVLDDGSFAVAVRTDMPGVTPAMWAWWFGWHGCDTRRYKLWHPRAHLSAEWKDGGRERGYLGRWSMISEYIGSTLLKGAIQFVEPAALGLPPDADDAVAICARLGSGDAPVDVGWFVHHVRSTPSGAEMRSRFWMGGPHIAVRNAPGMASRAVRPIASRILGSSEATARNLLVHCAQEMNHLAGFLPELHGTLGEE; from the coding sequence CTGATGACCGGCTTGTACCTCGGCTACCGCAACGACGACGCCGACACCCCGTTCGGCAAGTTCTTCACCCCGCAGATGGCGCCGCTGCCGGGCCATGTCGTCGAGGCACTGCACCACGGACCGCAGGGCGGCATGGCCCTGCTGGCGTTCGACGACGCCGCGAGCGTCGCGGAGCCGGGATACCAGCAGACAGAAAACGGGTACGGCGTGCTTGACGACGGCAGCTTCGCGGTGGCGGTGCGCACCGACATGCCCGGAGTCACTCCCGCGATGTGGGCGTGGTGGTTCGGCTGGCACGGCTGCGACACCCGCCGCTACAAGCTCTGGCACCCGCGCGCGCATCTGTCGGCCGAGTGGAAAGACGGGGGACGGGAGCGGGGATACCTGGGCCGCTGGTCGATGATCAGCGAGTACATCGGCTCGACCCTGCTCAAGGGCGCGATCCAGTTCGTCGAACCGGCGGCCCTCGGCCTGCCGCCGGACGCCGACGACGCGGTCGCGATCTGCGCCCGGCTGGGCTCCGGCGACGCCCCGGTCGACGTCGGCTGGTTCGTGCACCACGTTCGCTCGACACCGTCCGGCGCCGAAATGCGCTCGCGGTTTTGGATGGGTGGGCCGCACATCGCCGTCCGGAATGCCCCCGGCATGGCCTCCCGCGCCGTGCGCCCCATCGCATCGCGCATCCTTGGCTCCTCGGAGGCCACCGCCCGTAACTTGTTGGTCCACTGCGCGCAGGAAATGAATCATCTCGCAGGATTCCTGCCCGAACTGCACGGGACGCTCGGCGAGGAGTAG
- a CDS encoding DUF6941 family protein encodes MKISLFLADAAQADAQSGKVHALGLGWRQCQTPTPPFALVLFLDIDWDETNKPHKLTCQLLTTDGEPVTVVGTQGPQRISFEASAEAGRPPGAIHGTSVRMPLALNIPAGIPLEPGLYEWRVEVEGFEQATVVEAFVVVRLPQVAKPSP; translated from the coding sequence ATGAAGATCAGCCTGTTTCTTGCGGATGCGGCCCAGGCCGATGCCCAATCCGGCAAGGTCCACGCCCTCGGGTTGGGCTGGCGGCAATGCCAAACGCCCACTCCCCCTTTCGCGTTGGTGCTGTTCCTCGATATCGACTGGGACGAGACCAACAAGCCGCACAAGTTGACCTGCCAGCTGTTGACCACCGACGGTGAGCCGGTGACGGTGGTGGGAACGCAGGGCCCGCAGCGCATTTCCTTCGAGGCATCGGCGGAGGCCGGTCGTCCTCCCGGGGCGATCCACGGAACGTCGGTGCGCATGCCGCTCGCGTTGAACATCCCGGCCGGCATACCGCTGGAACCCGGGCTGTACGAGTGGCGCGTGGAGGTCGAGGGCTTCGAACAGGCGACGGTCGTCGAGGCGTTCGTGGTGGTGCGCCTGCCGCAGGTGGCGAAGCCCTCGCCCTAA
- a CDS encoding DUF732 domain-containing protein encodes MKKALLLAGIAVAIGAAAPAHADLTSKDQAFLNTLNQAGLVYLSPDRAVTAGKSVCTLADNGMDGAEIVQNLQEKNPGFQGDGAAKFTALAAQAYCPEKLTSGDAPAPKNDNA; translated from the coding sequence ATGAAGAAGGCATTGCTACTGGCCGGCATCGCCGTGGCGATCGGCGCGGCCGCCCCCGCCCACGCGGACCTGACGAGCAAGGATCAGGCGTTCCTCAACACGCTCAACCAGGCCGGGCTGGTCTACCTGAGCCCGGACCGCGCGGTGACGGCGGGCAAGTCGGTGTGCACGTTGGCCGACAACGGCATGGACGGGGCCGAGATCGTCCAGAACCTGCAGGAGAAGAACCCGGGGTTCCAGGGTGACGGCGCCGCCAAGTTCACGGCGCTTGCGGCCCAGGCCTACTGCCCGGAGAAGCTGACCAGCGGAGACGCCCCCGCCCCGAAGAACGACAACGCCTGA
- a CDS encoding DUF4407 domain-containing protein: protein MGAHENTESGSTASRAPARVEGLLTWLGGGHRRELGEDHERSAHAVAGAIVLVGGAVAWAVAGLALGESTGWSAPVVLPLTLAFGVLVGAITRATAGGPGRGRGALGGRAAVAALVGVVVGELAALAVFSSAIDRRLDEAALRTAESAPAVTQASAALRQARDARGALDRAVDDARQQQDRALVVARCEYHPTPACPQTQITGVPGVGPETRTANDLLADAQRQLDDAVAARDRQSPELDARVSGAQRAVDEARRTEVAGAGRGLGVRWVAMNGLTAADAGALSLRLATDASCALLYLLPLILGLWRGQTTHDRRVRARAERERAELEADTAIAIKRAEVRREAEILWAEHQLTQARLAVEAQIEIDRARQRRRVEDALESALPASSSRDVEPTDEDMYLPIAAEAEAAASRAVAALPADPGDEVRTPENLPAPPGRAADIERHEERATPLIPSLPDATRAAARWVRPLVPPFVARVIDNTTAPLRTARQVFEEVEEITFSFRRTRKVTIDSESSAGRPPRESEPAEAAVPEGRIASWRGGATGYAALADTPTEGASGRTLGSAERDARLELVERESPRRLGAPEGPRQLPPAE, encoded by the coding sequence ATGGGCGCCCACGAAAACACTGAGTCCGGCTCGACCGCGTCCCGGGCCCCGGCCCGGGTCGAGGGCCTGCTCACCTGGCTCGGCGGCGGGCACCGGCGCGAGCTTGGCGAGGACCACGAACGATCCGCCCATGCCGTCGCCGGTGCGATCGTCTTGGTTGGAGGGGCGGTCGCCTGGGCGGTCGCCGGCCTCGCCCTGGGCGAGTCGACGGGCTGGTCCGCGCCGGTCGTGCTTCCGTTGACCCTGGCGTTCGGCGTGCTGGTCGGCGCGATCACCCGCGCCACGGCCGGTGGGCCCGGCCGCGGGCGCGGGGCTCTCGGCGGGCGCGCGGCTGTCGCGGCGTTGGTCGGGGTCGTGGTCGGCGAGCTCGCCGCGCTCGCGGTGTTCTCCAGCGCCATCGATCGCCGCCTGGACGAAGCGGCCCTGCGCACCGCCGAGTCGGCGCCGGCGGTCACGCAGGCGTCGGCCGCCCTGCGGCAGGCCAGAGACGCGCGCGGTGCCCTGGACCGGGCCGTCGACGACGCCCGCCAGCAACAGGACCGGGCCCTGGTCGTGGCGCGCTGCGAATACCACCCCACCCCGGCCTGCCCGCAGACGCAGATCACCGGCGTGCCCGGCGTTGGGCCTGAAACACGCACGGCCAACGACCTTCTCGCCGACGCGCAGCGGCAGCTGGACGACGCGGTGGCGGCACGCGACCGCCAGTCGCCCGAGTTGGACGCCCGGGTCTCGGGTGCGCAGCGCGCCGTCGACGAGGCGCGCCGGACCGAGGTCGCCGGCGCCGGCCGCGGCCTGGGGGTTCGCTGGGTCGCAATGAACGGCCTCACGGCCGCCGATGCCGGGGCGTTGTCGCTGAGGCTGGCCACCGACGCGTCGTGCGCGCTGCTCTACCTGCTGCCCCTCATCCTCGGGCTGTGGCGCGGCCAGACCACCCACGATCGCCGGGTGAGGGCGCGCGCGGAGCGCGAACGCGCCGAGCTCGAGGCCGACACCGCGATCGCGATCAAGCGAGCCGAGGTGCGTCGCGAGGCCGAAATCCTCTGGGCCGAACACCAACTCACCCAGGCCCGGCTCGCCGTCGAGGCGCAGATCGAGATCGATCGCGCGCGGCAACGGCGCCGGGTCGAGGATGCCCTCGAAAGTGCGCTGCCCGCGTCGTCGTCGCGCGATGTCGAGCCGACAGATGAGGACATGTATCTGCCCATCGCCGCCGAGGCGGAGGCCGCCGCCAGTCGCGCGGTCGCCGCGCTTCCCGCGGACCCGGGCGACGAGGTGCGTACGCCGGAAAACCTGCCGGCGCCGCCCGGGCGCGCGGCGGACATCGAGCGGCACGAGGAGCGGGCAACCCCGCTGATCCCGTCGCTGCCGGACGCCACCAGGGCCGCGGCCCGCTGGGTTCGGCCCCTGGTGCCGCCCTTCGTCGCACGAGTGATCGACAACACGACCGCGCCGCTGCGCACCGCGCGCCAGGTGTTCGAAGAGGTCGAGGAGATCACCTTCTCGTTCAGGCGCACGCGCAAGGTGACGATCGACTCCGAAAGCTCTGCGGGCCGGCCGCCGCGGGAATCGGAGCCCGCCGAGGCCGCCGTCCCGGAGGGCCGCATCGCCTCGTGGCGCGGAGGCGCCACGGGCTATGCGGCCTTGGCGGACACGCCGACGGAAGGCGCGAGCGGCCGAACACTCGGGTCCGCGGAGCGCGACGCGCGATTGGAGCTTGTCGAGCGAGAAAGCCCGCGTCGGCTCGGCGCGCCCGAGGGTCCGCGGCAACTGCCGCCCGCCGAATAG
- a CDS encoding type II toxin-antitoxin system Rv0910 family toxin, protein MARVDVSMSSGLDPEAAWKLASDLRRFDEWMTIFNGWRGEVPSTIQEGTCVSSCIKVKGFRNVVHWQVTRYDEPKEIELQGRGRGGVRIGVAMSVDGNYEGSELHLTADIRGGVLSGPVGGLVARMLRSDVRQSVNNLAALQ, encoded by the coding sequence TTGGCACGCGTAGACGTTTCCATGTCGTCGGGTCTGGACCCGGAAGCCGCCTGGAAGCTGGCCTCCGATCTGCGTCGCTTCGACGAGTGGATGACGATTTTCAACGGCTGGCGCGGGGAGGTCCCGTCCACCATCCAAGAGGGCACCTGCGTTTCCTCGTGCATCAAGGTCAAGGGTTTCCGCAACGTCGTCCACTGGCAGGTCACTCGGTACGACGAACCGAAAGAGATTGAGCTGCAAGGCCGTGGCCGCGGGGGAGTCCGCATCGGGGTCGCGATGAGCGTCGACGGCAACTACGAGGGGTCGGAGCTGCACCTCACCGCCGACATCCGCGGTGGCGTTCTCAGCGGACCGGTCGGCGGGTTAGTGGCCCGGATGCTGCGTAGCGACGTGCGCCAATCCGTGAACAACCTCGCCGCGCTGCAATGA
- a CDS encoding LapA family protein, translating to MTRSPVDREAAHGTMDSPQTPGLLIVAAAALAFVVCVVNFALGDAGAGVTAGIVALLGFGAGLAWLSMDRRRIRQAERDWVVSRPAR from the coding sequence ATCACGCGCAGCCCTGTCGACCGCGAGGCGGCCCACGGGACGATGGACTCCCCGCAAACGCCGGGACTGCTGATAGTCGCCGCCGCGGCGCTGGCTTTCGTTGTATGCGTCGTGAACTTCGCGCTCGGTGATGCCGGGGCGGGTGTCACCGCGGGGATCGTCGCCCTGCTGGGCTTCGGCGCCGGATTGGCCTGGCTGTCCATGGACCGCAGGCGGATTCGGCAGGCCGAACGGGATTGGGTGGTCAGCCGCCCGGCGCGGTGA
- a CDS encoding nuclear transport factor 2 family protein, translated as MNLSADVRGALSDLVHRYAASIDDRQFRTAAALFTAEAELAVPDPPGELGPVRRHRGLEAIAAAVAAVATVERTEHAIVGEVYDGAPRPDAATGRVVCVARHWNRRGDELADVAWHLRYDDEYALTDVGWRISRRALTINAIEIHPVRRLRPHDPA; from the coding sequence ATGAACCTGTCTGCCGACGTCCGCGGCGCGCTGAGCGACCTGGTGCACCGGTACGCCGCCAGCATTGATGATCGCCAATTTCGCACTGCCGCGGCACTTTTCACCGCCGAGGCGGAGCTGGCGGTGCCGGATCCCCCGGGCGAGCTCGGACCCGTCCGTCGGCACCGCGGGCTCGAGGCCATCGCCGCCGCCGTCGCCGCCGTCGCGACGGTCGAGCGCACCGAGCACGCGATCGTCGGCGAAGTCTACGACGGCGCCCCGCGGCCGGACGCCGCCACGGGGCGCGTGGTCTGTGTCGCGCGCCACTGGAACCGCCGCGGCGACGAATTGGCCGACGTGGCCTGGCATTTGCGCTACGACGACGAGTACGCGCTGACCGATGTGGGTTGGCGGATCAGCCGACGGGCCCTGACGATCAACGCCATCGAGATCCATCCCGTGCGCCGGTTGCGCCCGCACGACCCGGCCTAG
- a CDS encoding LLM class F420-dependent oxidoreductase has protein sequence MKVSVVAPVTDGITADPEWMVGFARHLELCGFESIVVAEHTVLVTRYDSVYPYDKSGRVGMASDCPIPDPLEMLAFLAGQTNRLGLATGVLVLPNHHPVVLAKRAATVDVLSGGRLRLCVGVGWLREEVEACGADFDSRGRRADEQLAVLRALWADRPEGVSHHGEFFSFDDVMSYPKPIAAEHLPVHIGGHSRAAARRAGRLGDGFQPLGVAGPELAALLALMRAEAAAAGRDPEALEVSLGHLVTKIDADRAGGLVEQGADRIVLGMPPTADIEQAKDMLSACAQRLSLPS, from the coding sequence ATGAAGGTATCGGTCGTCGCCCCGGTGACCGACGGGATCACCGCGGACCCCGAGTGGATGGTGGGCTTCGCGCGCCACCTCGAGCTGTGCGGCTTCGAGTCGATCGTGGTGGCCGAGCACACCGTCCTGGTCACCCGCTACGACAGCGTCTACCCGTACGACAAGTCGGGCCGGGTCGGCATGGCGTCCGACTGCCCCATCCCCGACCCGCTCGAGATGCTCGCGTTCCTGGCGGGCCAGACCAACCGGCTCGGCTTGGCCACCGGCGTGCTCGTGCTGCCCAATCACCATCCGGTTGTGCTCGCCAAGCGCGCGGCGACGGTGGACGTGCTGTCGGGCGGCAGATTGCGGTTGTGCGTGGGCGTCGGCTGGCTCAGGGAGGAGGTCGAGGCGTGTGGCGCGGACTTCGACAGCCGGGGTCGGCGCGCTGACGAGCAGCTGGCCGTCCTGCGGGCACTGTGGGCCGACCGGCCCGAGGGCGTGTCGCACCACGGTGAGTTCTTCAGCTTCGACGACGTGATGTCCTACCCGAAACCCATTGCAGCCGAACATCTTCCGGTGCACATCGGCGGCCATAGCCGGGCTGCGGCCCGCCGCGCCGGACGGTTGGGCGACGGGTTCCAGCCCCTCGGTGTGGCGGGCCCGGAGCTGGCTGCCCTGCTCGCGTTGATGCGTGCGGAGGCGGCGGCGGCGGGCCGTGACCCGGAGGCGTTGGAGGTGTCCCTGGGTCACCTGGTCACCAAGATCGACGCCGACCGCGCGGGCGGCCTGGTCGAACAGGGGGCCGACCGGATCGTGCTCGGTATGCCGCCGACGGCCGACATCGAGCAGGCCAAGGATATGCTGTCGGCCTGCGCGCAACGGTTGTCGCTGCCCTCGTGA
- the malQ gene encoding 4-alpha-glucanotransferase — MTELAPSLVELARRYGIATEYEDWTGRKVPVPETTLTAVLAALGVAAGSERDRNAALVAELRAYWARRLPPTIVGRTGAPTKFWVHVTHGDPAEVWLQLEDGTVRSCAEQVDNFTPPFNLDGRLVGEASFVLPADLPVGYHRVHLRSGAIETSAALIMTPDWLGLPERLGARRAWGLAVQLYSVRSRGSWGVGDLTDLSDLAVWSASCHGADFVLVNPLHAASPAAPMEPSPYLPTSRRFVNPLYLRVEAVPEFAGLIKRSRVRRLRSDVQRRARRLDGIDRDGAWAAKREALELLHRVPRSAGRELAYAAFRKREGRALDDFATWCALAEEYGSDWRGWPESLQQPAGKGVAKFVRKHADVVDFHRWLQWQLDEQLAAAQSQAVRAGMALGIMHDLAVGVHPAGADAWALQDVLALGVTAGAPPDEFNQLGQDWSQPPWRPDRLEEREYLPFRALIRAVLRHAGGVRIDHIIGLFRLWWIPDGARPTEGTYVRYNHEAMIGIVALEAHRAGAVVVGEDLGTVEPWVRDYLLLRGVLGTSILWFELDRDGTGGPLPAERWREYCLSSVTTHDLPPTTGYLAGDHVRLRDALGLLTRPAADELESSRAELAAWIAELRRVGLLGDGDDDPESIVLALHRYVARTPSRLVAAALTDAVGDRRTQNQPGTTDEYPNWRVPLTGPDGRAMLLEDVFTDRRAAALAEAFRASIAPTLG, encoded by the coding sequence ATGACGGAGCTCGCGCCCTCGCTGGTGGAACTCGCCCGCAGGTATGGCATCGCGACCGAGTACGAGGACTGGACCGGTCGGAAGGTCCCGGTCCCCGAGACCACCCTGACGGCCGTGCTCGCGGCCCTCGGCGTGGCCGCCGGTAGCGAGCGTGACCGCAACGCCGCGCTGGTCGCGGAGCTGCGCGCGTATTGGGCGCGCCGGCTGCCGCCGACGATCGTCGGGCGCACCGGCGCCCCGACGAAGTTCTGGGTGCACGTGACGCACGGCGACCCCGCCGAGGTGTGGCTTCAGCTCGAGGACGGCACGGTGCGGTCGTGCGCCGAGCAGGTCGACAACTTCACTCCGCCGTTCAACCTGGACGGCCGCCTCGTCGGCGAGGCCAGCTTCGTGCTGCCCGCGGACCTGCCGGTCGGGTATCACCGGGTGCACCTGCGGTCCGGGGCCATCGAGACGAGCGCGGCGCTGATCATGACGCCGGACTGGCTCGGCCTGCCGGAGCGGCTCGGCGCCCGGCGCGCGTGGGGGCTGGCCGTCCAGCTCTACAGCGTGCGGTCGCGGGGATCCTGGGGTGTCGGCGACCTGACCGATCTGAGCGACCTGGCGGTGTGGTCGGCGTCGTGCCACGGCGCCGACTTCGTGCTGGTCAATCCCCTGCACGCGGCCAGCCCGGCGGCCCCGATGGAGCCGTCGCCCTACCTGCCGACCTCCCGGCGCTTCGTCAATCCCCTCTACCTGCGCGTCGAGGCGGTCCCGGAATTCGCCGGCCTGATCAAACGGAGCCGGGTGCGCCGGTTGCGGTCCGACGTCCAGCGCAGGGCCAGGCGGCTCGACGGCATCGACCGGGACGGTGCGTGGGCGGCCAAGCGGGAAGCGCTCGAGCTGTTGCACCGGGTGCCGCGATCGGCCGGCCGGGAACTGGCGTACGCGGCGTTCCGTAAGCGGGAGGGGCGCGCGCTCGACGACTTTGCGACGTGGTGCGCGCTCGCCGAGGAGTATGGCAGCGACTGGCGTGGTTGGCCGGAGTCGCTGCAGCAGCCGGCCGGCAAGGGGGTCGCCAAGTTCGTCAGGAAGCACGCGGATGTCGTCGACTTCCATCGCTGGTTGCAGTGGCAGCTCGACGAGCAGCTGGCCGCGGCCCAGTCGCAGGCGGTGCGCGCCGGGATGGCGCTGGGCATCATGCACGACCTGGCCGTCGGCGTGCACCCCGCCGGCGCCGACGCCTGGGCCTTGCAGGACGTGCTGGCGCTGGGCGTGACCGCGGGGGCGCCCCCCGACGAGTTCAATCAGCTCGGCCAGGATTGGTCCCAGCCGCCATGGCGGCCGGACCGGCTGGAAGAGCGGGAATACCTGCCCTTCCGGGCGCTGATCCGGGCGGTGCTGCGCCACGCGGGCGGAGTGCGGATCGACCACATCATCGGACTGTTTCGGCTCTGGTGGATCCCCGACGGCGCAAGGCCCACCGAGGGCACCTATGTGCGCTACAACCACGAGGCCATGATCGGCATCGTCGCCCTGGAAGCCCACCGCGCCGGGGCGGTCGTGGTAGGCGAGGACCTGGGCACGGTCGAACCGTGGGTGCGCGACTACCTGTTGCTGCGGGGGGTGCTCGGCACCTCGATCCTGTGGTTCGAGCTGGATCGCGACGGCACCGGTGGACCTTTACCGGCCGAACGCTGGCGGGAGTACTGCCTGTCCTCGGTCACCACCCACGACCTGCCGCCGACGACCGGCTACCTGGCCGGTGACCATGTGCGGCTGCGCGACGCCCTCGGACTGCTGACCCGGCCCGCCGCCGACGAGCTCGAATCCAGCCGCGCGGAGCTGGCCGCCTGGATCGCCGAGCTGCGCCGCGTCGGCCTCCTCGGCGACGGCGACGACGATCCTGAATCGATCGTCCTGGCGCTGCACCGGTACGTGGCCCGGACGCCGTCGCGGCTGGTGGCGGCCGCGCTGACCGACGCGGTGGGTGACCGCCGGACCCAGAACCAGCCCGGCACCACCGACGAGTATCCGAACTGGCGGGTACCGCTGACGGGCCCGGACGGCCGGGCGATGCTGCTCGAGGACGTCTTCACCGATCGCCGGGCGGCCGCGCTGGCCGAGGCCTTCCGCGCCTCGATCGCGCCGACGCTTGGCTGA